One stretch of Streptomyces sp. 135 DNA includes these proteins:
- a CDS encoding SDR family oxidoreductase, protein MRLRSVRSNPRRHHVPAPPAAGAGIANMVGSLSQMLGAKGIRANSVAPGPIWTPLVPSTMPTKQVESFGSQVPLGRPGQPAERAPVHVMLASDEASYVSGARIAVIGGQPIL, encoded by the coding sequence GTGCGCCTCCGGTCCGTCCGATCGAATCCCAGGCGCCACCATGTCCCAGCCCCGCCGGCAGCAGGCGCGGGCATCGCGAACATGGTCGGCTCCCTGTCGCAGATGCTCGGCGCCAAAGGCATCCGCGCCAACAGCGTGGCGCCGGGACCCATCTGGACGCCGCTCGTCCCCTCCACCATGCCGACCAAGCAGGTGGAGAGCTTCGGTTCCCAGGTCCCCCTCGGGCGGCCGGGCCAGCCGGCGGAGCGGGCACCGGTCCACGTCATGCTCGCCTCGGACGAAGCGAGCTACGTCTCCGGGGCCCGGATCGCGGTCATCGGTGGACAGCCGATCCTGTGA
- a CDS encoding response regulator transcription factor has protein sequence MPITVLLVDDDALVRAGLRAILEAQPDIEVVGEAADGAAVIPLVGKLKPDVVAMDVRMPLMDGIEATRAVLRTVADPPRILVITTFEEDEYVYGALRAGADGFLLKRARPTEIVHAVRIVAEGESLLFPPALRSLAAAHGNASARSALAKAALTEREGQVLRAVARGLTNAEIAAELHLGTETVKTHVSAVLAKLGARDRVQAVITAYESGFITAGADE, from the coding sequence ATGCCGATCACCGTCCTGCTCGTCGACGACGACGCGCTCGTACGCGCCGGACTGCGCGCCATCCTGGAGGCGCAGCCCGACATCGAGGTCGTCGGCGAGGCGGCGGACGGCGCCGCCGTCATTCCCCTGGTGGGGAAATTGAAGCCGGACGTCGTCGCCATGGACGTACGCATGCCGCTGATGGACGGCATCGAGGCGACCCGGGCCGTGCTGCGGACGGTCGCCGACCCGCCGAGGATCCTCGTCATCACCACGTTCGAGGAGGACGAGTACGTCTACGGGGCGCTGCGCGCCGGCGCCGACGGGTTTCTCCTCAAGCGCGCCAGGCCCACCGAGATCGTGCACGCCGTACGGATCGTCGCCGAGGGCGAGTCGTTGCTCTTCCCGCCCGCGCTGCGCTCCCTGGCAGCCGCGCACGGCAACGCGTCGGCGCGCAGCGCACTGGCCAAGGCCGCGCTCACCGAACGCGAGGGCCAGGTGCTGCGGGCCGTCGCGCGCGGCCTGACGAACGCGGAGATCGCCGCCGAGCTGCACCTGGGCACCGAGACGGTCAAGACGCACGTGAGCGCGGTACTGGCGAAGCTCGGCGCGCGCGACCGCGTCCAGGCCGTCATCACGGCGTACGAGTCGGGTTTCATCACCGCGGGCGCGGACGAGTAG
- a CDS encoding RICIN domain-containing protein codes for MAAWIACGILAASTVSAGPAAAGDRAAPAADGGADINIVALHSGMCLEVGSAESGEPVRQRNCAGKRGALWTLRQSPMGSDLVHVVNGSSGLCMTVADSGPADGAPVRQGRCGDQPGASFRMVDSGEGAWLQPVTASPRACVGIADASTADRAELRQLTCAGAAGIRFQQRRPPHEWRTTIVNSASGNCLGMRDAGHAELAWAVQRTCSGSADETWRIVVLGGGSVAIVNVNSDKCLMATRDTNGANGSQAKQATCDGYPYQRWSMEEQSPGVYALSNHFLRQYVGIRPPVTADGALAEFWERSPERGQEWRIGGGGEGRATA; via the coding sequence ATGGCCGCCTGGATCGCCTGCGGCATACTGGCGGCCTCCACCGTCTCGGCGGGCCCGGCGGCCGCCGGGGACCGTGCCGCGCCCGCGGCCGACGGCGGCGCCGACATCAACATCGTCGCGCTGCACAGCGGAATGTGCCTGGAGGTCGGCTCGGCGGAGAGCGGCGAACCGGTGCGCCAGCGCAACTGCGCGGGAAAGCGCGGGGCCCTGTGGACCCTGCGACAGTCGCCCATGGGGTCGGACCTGGTGCACGTCGTCAATGGCTCCAGCGGACTGTGCATGACCGTCGCGGACTCCGGCCCCGCTGACGGCGCGCCGGTCCGGCAGGGCAGGTGCGGGGATCAACCCGGTGCCAGTTTCCGCATGGTGGACAGCGGGGAGGGCGCCTGGCTCCAGCCGGTGACGGCGAGCCCGCGCGCCTGCGTGGGCATCGCGGACGCGTCGACGGCCGACCGTGCGGAGTTGCGGCAGTTGACCTGCGCGGGCGCGGCGGGCATCCGGTTCCAGCAGCGCCGGCCGCCGCACGAGTGGCGTACCACGATCGTGAACTCCGCGAGCGGGAACTGCCTGGGGATGCGCGACGCGGGCCACGCGGAACTGGCATGGGCCGTGCAGCGGACCTGTTCGGGCAGCGCCGACGAGACCTGGCGCATCGTGGTGCTGGGCGGCGGAAGCGTCGCGATCGTCAACGTGAACAGCGACAAGTGCCTGATGGCGACACGGGACACGAACGGAGCCAACGGAAGCCAGGCCAAACAGGCCACGTGCGACGGCTACCCGTACCAGAGGTGGTCCATGGAGGAACAGAGCCCGGGCGTGTACGCGCTCAGCAACCACTTCCTGCGCCAGTACGTGGGGATCCGCCCGCCGGTCACGGCCGACGGGGCTCTCGCGGAGTTCTGGGAGCGCAGCCCCGAACGCGGTCAGGAATGGCGGATCGGCGGGGGAGGGGAGGGCCGGGCCACCGCGTAG